One Engraulis encrasicolus isolate BLACKSEA-1 chromosome 5, IST_EnEncr_1.0, whole genome shotgun sequence DNA segment encodes these proteins:
- the rpp25l gene encoding ribonuclease P protein subunit p25-like protein, whose product MENYSKTRTIEQPCSCPFTGVPNETPEVKVKDGSKIRNLMRFALSRMEEKPAPVEGEGEGEEIEPKRPSEQLCRQIMFSGSGPSVSKAITCVEILKRRVRGLHQYTQLHYRIVQEIWEPLVPEAGLDSLTVNRNVPAIWVLLSREPLDIPLPGYQPPGSFDALWAQATKEEMSSQRHGQRRKRGGGGGGGGSAGRGMGQGRHAGRPREQRRTRGRGGGGQD is encoded by the coding sequence ATGGAGAACTACAGTAAAACTCGAACCATAGAGCAGCcatgcagctgcccattcaccgGTGTACCCAACGAAACACCAGAGGTTAAAGTCAAAGACGGAAGCAAAATTCGCAACCTAATGCGGTTTGCGCTGAGTCGCATGGAGGAAAAACCAGCGCCAGTTGaaggcgagggagagggagaggagatagaaCCGAAGCGGCCCTCGGAGCAGCTATGTCGGCAGATCATGTTCTCTGGATCGGGGCCCAGCGTGTCCAAAGCCATCACTTGCGTGGAGATTCTGAAACGTCGAGTGCGCGGTCTGCATCAGTACACTCAGCTTCACTACCGCATCGTTCAGGAGATATGGGAGCCCTTGGTGCCCGAAGCTGGCTTGGACAGTCTGACCGTCAACAGGAATGTGCCAGCCATCTGGGTGCTACTCTCTAGGGAGCCCCTGGACATTCCCCTGCCCGGATACCAACCGCCAGGCAGCTTTGATGCCCTCTGGGCACAGGCGACCAAGGAGGAAATGTCAAGCCAGAGACATGGGCAGCGGAGAAAacgagggggaggtggtggaggtggcggatCAGCAGGCCGCGGCATGGGCCAGGGCAGACACGCAGGTCGCCCCAGAGAGCAACGCAGGACCAGGGGTCGTGGAGGCGGTGGGCAagattaa
- the LOC134448786 gene encoding uncharacterized protein LOC134448786 — MGVVPVMLLCTIYLPGILSTEDKGTVFLTAFPENVASYDPINHVHKLILTALYEDTRVNVTVGSASKESLHMNAKQVESVYLDDSDELGREVLSQKSVVIRASKDIVVLSVMSRGDRQQTVVVQPTKSLGTLYYTPDLSSYGSSGNGLGFQDFPGAKGKIVVINSDKANVVKVRSSGQTETRELEPFQVFQMNSSDFQPVKIEAEERVAVLLSHPCAKTTNCTCEMMAIQLRPANTWGKDFLLPYAENETVAVTSDKSFTVEAGSLTNTASTPSYSSSHHLIHDLKSQWAKSSKDSSLMLLEPGKITQVIPKSHFAACLLTSNQASKALVIAPDSEKNNVRFWNVPLLADWKQFNSSLNYSWAEIDLHVFENYLIWHPSAKIMVYVKHGEKWRKAYTLSTEPDPQGCLLEPHVYSVTDQSGTWAESIRHCQEEQQAELVSINTEDVHLTLSERLSNPAEAKDAWVGMRRRLVNGEWYWLNKQPVNASKWEQGEPGVSEEKFCVSTSLRGPHKNTWRSRSCCDNMRAVCYKTGVYLPLWPW; from the exons ATGGGGGTGGTACCTGTAATGTTACTCTGTACAATATATCTCCCTG GCATCCTGTCAACTGAAGACAAGGGGACAGTATTCCTGACCGCCTTCCCTGAAAATGTGGCCTCCTATGACCCTATAAATCACGTACACAAACTCATCCTGACGGCTCTGTACGAAGACACCAGAGTCAATGTTACTGTTGGGTCAGCTTCGAAAGAGTCATTGCATATGAATGCTAAACAAGTGGAGTCTGTATACTTAGACGACTCTGATGAACTGGGTCGGGAAGTGCTGTCACAGAAGTCAGTGGTCATCAGAGCCAGCAAAGACATAGTTGTTCTGTCCGTGATGTCAAGAGGGGACCGTCAGCAAACAGTGGTGGTGCAGCCCACGAAAAGTCTGGGGACTCTGTACTACACCCCCGATTTAAGCTCATACGGCAGCAGTGGGAACGGCTTGGGTTTCCAGGATTTCCCTGGTGCGAAGGGGAAAATAGTCGTGATCAATTCAGACAAGGCGAATGTTGTGAAAGTCCGCTCCTCAGGGCAAACGGAGACAAGGGAGCTTGAACCTTTTCAGGTTTTCCAGATGAACAGCTCCGATTTCCAGCCCGTCAAGatcgaggcagaggagagagtggCTGTGCTCCTGTCACATCCCTGTGCAAAAACGACCAACTGCACCTGTGAAATGATGGCGATCCAGTTGCGACCTGCCAACACCTGGGGGAAAGACTTCCTTCTTCCATACGCCGAAAATGAAACAGTCGCTGTCACCTCTGACAAGAGTTTCACTGTAGAAGCTGGATCTCTGACAAATACGGCCAGTACTccatcctactcctcctctcaccATCTCATCCATGATCTAAAAAGTCAGTGGGCCAAGTCCTCAAAGGATTCCTCTCTTATGCTCCTCGAGCCGGGAAAAATCACTCAGGTTATACCCAAGTCACACTTCGCAGCTTGCCTGCTCACTTCCAACCAGGCCTCCAAGGCATTAGTTATTGCTCCAGACTCAGAAAAGAACAACGTGCGTTTCTGGAACGTTCCTTTACTTGCTGACTGGAAACAGTTCAACAGTTCTCTGAACTACTCCTGGGCAGAGATTGACCTACACGTTTTTGAGAACTATCTCATCTGGCACCCATCTGCTAAGATCATGGTCTACGTCAAACATGGAGAAAAATGGAGGAAAGCTTACACTCTGAGTACTGAACCAG ACCCCCAGGGCTGCTTGTTGGAGCCGCATGTCTACAGTGTGACTGACCAATCGGGCACGTGGGCGGAGTCCATCCGCCACTGCCAGGAGGAGCAGCAGGCCGAGCTGGTCAGCATCAACACCGAGGACGTCCACCTGACCCTGTCCGAGAGGCTGAGCAACCCAGCGGAGGCCAAGGATGCCTGGGTCGGTATGCGGCGCCGCCTGGTCAACGGAGAGTGGTACTGGCTCAACAAGCAGCCCGTGAACGCCAGCAAGTGGGAGCAGGGCGAGCCGGGAGTCTCCGAGGAGAAGTTCTGCGTCTCCACGTCCCTGCGCGGCCCGCACAAGAACACCTGGAGGAGCCGCAGCTGCTGTGACAACATGAGAGCTGTCTGTTACAAAACAGGTGTCTACCTCCCTCTGTGGCCATGGTAA